A section of the Solitalea canadensis DSM 3403 genome encodes:
- a CDS encoding toxin-antitoxin system YwqK family antitoxin, translating into MKKVFYLFIFSLFLLPGITFAQRIPNLDLTNKVVVNKVDETIYTHVNNDKPSFTPKISNTYYWFSAGQIKSTQGGYSGKLLNGGYESFYPDKTLKEKGAFKNGLKDGEWRKWYSSGNLQEIKYWSKGKDEERFITLDEQGRKLKEGRMKNKLFYGKAYEYLPNDSVSVTKYQKGEVVRKKESLMKNKFKYYYKRLFGKKESTKVSNASTQLN; encoded by the coding sequence ATGAAAAAAGTATTTTACCTATTTATATTTAGTTTGTTTTTATTGCCAGGTATTACGTTTGCCCAACGTATTCCCAACCTTGATTTAACCAACAAGGTAGTTGTAAATAAAGTGGATGAAACCATCTACACCCATGTTAATAACGATAAGCCCAGCTTTACACCTAAAATTTCTAACACTTATTATTGGTTCAGTGCAGGACAAATCAAGTCGACACAGGGTGGTTATAGTGGCAAACTTCTAAACGGTGGTTATGAAAGCTTTTATCCTGACAAGACTTTAAAGGAAAAAGGAGCCTTTAAGAATGGTTTAAAAGATGGTGAGTGGCGGAAATGGTATTCATCAGGCAATCTGCAGGAAATAAAATATTGGAGTAAAGGGAAAGATGAAGAGCGATTTATAACATTGGATGAGCAGGGAAGGAAACTGAAAGAAGGAAGAATGAAGAACAAGCTTTTTTATGGTAAAGCCTATGAATATTTACCAAATGACAGCGTGAGTGTCACAAAATATCAGAAAGGTGAGGTTGTCCGCAAAAAAGAAAGCTTGATGAAAAATAAGTTTAAGTATTATTATAAACGGTTATTCGGAAAGAAAGAAAGTACAAAAGTTAGTAACGCATCTACTCAACTAAACTAA
- a CDS encoding RHS repeat domain-containing protein has translation MSEVFVARLSTVNKPRVCDPVISDKSNLSDHLGNALVSVDKDPSTGAARVIQEDEYYAFGLRKGITSSSGNRYLYNGKELQESLGQYDYGARFYDPTLGRWNVPDPLAELSFSLTPYRYCYNNPIGFIDPFGLWEETAGGYTTKDRKDIERFMLYIETEKTILKNDPTTSQMDDFIKDEMSTNGRGKLSNGSTLLSEVKMIGYTNKETGYTRWYKDQESFSNMRHEVQGSLTPEALDPRTLGHNILWTSYAGGNNPKKYNGDDDFSYIPANPIELSAIKHDLAYDRLQIKGSGGLFNDKRAIPADWTFVLENLLHSINIGIDPINRFRAGVVGVGLGLGALPKTIEYYMPVMVSPPIKL, from the coding sequence TTGTCGGAAGTCTTCGTAGCGAGACTTTCGACTGTAAATAAACCAAGGGTCTGTGACCCGGTGATAAGTGATAAAAGCAACCTTAGTGACCATTTGGGTAATGCACTGGTGAGTGTGGATAAAGATCCATCGACAGGTGCAGCAAGGGTAATCCAGGAAGATGAGTATTATGCATTTGGATTACGTAAAGGAATCACCAGTAGTTCAGGTAACCGCTATTTGTACAATGGTAAAGAGTTACAGGAAAGTCTAGGGCAGTACGATTATGGGGCTAGATTTTATGATCCAACATTGGGGAGGTGGAACGTTCCTGACCCGTTGGCAGAACTTAGTTTTAGTTTAACTCCTTACAGATATTGTTATAATAATCCAATAGGTTTTATAGATCCTTTCGGTTTATGGGAGGAAACAGCAGGAGGTTATACCACAAAAGATAGAAAGGATATCGAAAGGTTTATGTTGTACATAGAAACGGAGAAAACCATATTGAAAAATGATCCTACAACATCTCAAATGGATGACTTTATTAAAGATGAAATGTCAACTAATGGTCGAGGTAAGTTAAGTAATGGAAGCACCTTGCTAAGTGAGGTTAAAATGATTGGTTACACAAACAAAGAAACTGGCTATACTAGATGGTACAAAGATCAGGAATCATTTAGTAATATGAGGCATGAGGTACAAGGTAGTTTGACTCCGGAGGCTTTGGATCCTAGAACTTTAGGACATAATATATTGTGGACTTCTTATGCGGGTGGTAACAATCCTAAAAAGTATAATGGAGATGATGATTTTTCTTATATACCAGCTAACCCTATAGAGCTTTCGGCAATTAAACATGATTTAGCATATGATAGATTACAAATTAAAGGTTCTGGCGGGCTATTCAATGACAAACGGGCTATACCTGCGGATTGGACTTTTGTTTTGGAAAATCTATTACATTCAATAAATATAGGTATAGACCCAATAAATAGGTTTCGAGCTGGAGTAGTTGGAGTCGGTTTAGGGCTGGGGGCTTTGCCCAAAACAATAGAATATTATATGCCAGTGATGGTTTCACCACCAATAAAACTATGA
- a CDS encoding ankyrin repeat domain-containing protein, with amino-acid sequence MRHLLYIILLVFLISCTNRDKLIDKSELLGNDYRLFQQTPVWNLAKAVQDENLKEIKRIIVNEKVDINYSEPKYGNTLLILTVENQHYRSCKTLLELGADPNKHNNYNGSSAMIESAGIENYNEDNTRFLKLLLAYGGNVNDEEIGKRQEGNSTRRTPLLLACSDVNQFVSPINKVKILVEAGANVNYKNEYNAFPLKEALMHDHYDVVLYLLQKGADYSLMLFDRAQFSNDGKKIYTVDLLREKIFPLDSKKYQQKMEVVAFLKQKDIDYRKIPIPDFVIEKAKKMYPNSWQEYLDKY; translated from the coding sequence ATGAGACATTTACTTTATATAATTCTATTAGTATTTCTTATATCATGTACTAACCGGGATAAATTGATAGATAAAAGTGAATTATTGGGTAATGATTACCGTTTATTTCAACAAACTCCAGTTTGGAATTTGGCAAAAGCCGTACAGGATGAAAATTTGAAAGAAATTAAAAGGATAATCGTTAATGAAAAGGTTGATATCAATTATTCTGAACCTAAATATGGGAATACCTTGTTAATACTTACGGTTGAAAATCAACACTACAGATCCTGTAAAACTTTATTAGAGCTGGGTGCTGATCCCAACAAACATAATAATTACAATGGATCTTCAGCAATGATAGAATCGGCAGGTATAGAAAATTATAATGAGGATAATACTCGTTTTTTAAAATTGTTATTGGCATATGGAGGCAATGTTAATGATGAAGAAATCGGAAAACGGCAAGAGGGTAATAGTACTCGTAGAACCCCTCTACTGTTGGCTTGTAGTGATGTTAATCAATTTGTTTCACCCATAAATAAAGTAAAAATATTAGTAGAAGCGGGAGCCAATGTTAATTATAAAAATGAATATAATGCTTTTCCCCTTAAGGAAGCATTGATGCATGATCATTACGATGTAGTACTATATTTACTTCAAAAAGGTGCTGATTACTCCTTAATGCTTTTTGATAGGGCTCAGTTTTCCAATGATGGAAAAAAAATTTACACAGTAGATTTATTAAGAGAAAAAATTTTCCCTCTTGATTCAAAAAAATATCAGCAAAAAATGGAAGTTGTAGCATTTTTAAAACAAAAAGACATTGATTATCGAAAGATTCCCATCCCCGATTTTGTGATTGAAAAGGCAAAAAAGATGTATCCAAACAGTTGGCAAGAATATTTAGATAAATATTAG
- a CDS encoding RHS repeat-associated core domain-containing protein: MQEDEYYAFGLRKGITSSSNNRYLYNGKELQEGLSQYDYGARFYDPLLGRWNVPDPKAELLEMSSPYVYSLNSPVNFIDKDGELPIYINGRVSSNNERASKNYWDTQLLRTIGSSGIPNPGGTMILVDGDRGIKDERVSDLHGGTSGNATARKVAGELAGKRDFQKILSQLERDPRLAK, encoded by the coding sequence ATCCAAGAGGATGAGTATTATGCATTTGGGTTGCGTAAAGGTATTACCAGCAGTTCCAATAACCGTTACCTGTACAATGGTAAAGAACTGCAGGAAGGTTTAAGTCAATATGATTATGGAGCTAGATTTTATGATCCGTTGCTGGGAAGGTGGAATGTTCCTGATCCTAAAGCTGAATTGCTTGAAATGTCATCACCTTATGTTTATTCTTTAAACAGTCCTGTTAATTTTATAGATAAGGATGGCGAACTTCCAATATATATTAATGGAAGAGTGAGTAGTAATAATGAGCGAGCAAGTAAAAATTATTGGGATACACAATTATTAAGAACTATAGGAAGTTCAGGCATCCCTAACCCAGGTGGAACAATGATTCTAGTTGATGGTGATAGAGGGATAAAAGATGAAAGGGTCTCGGATTTACATGGTGGTACTTCAGGAAATGCAACTGCTAGGAAGGTTGCAGGTGAATTAGCTGGAAAACGAGACTTTCAAAAAATACTTTCACAATTAGAGAGGGATCCAAGACTGGCAAAATAA
- a CDS encoding fibronectin type III domain-containing protein — protein MKKSFLKLNNILLWVLCSILVTACTEFLEPSIEKDNVTLLAPGDKIVSPNYTQTFKWEPVEHALKYRLQIVTPDFDAIEEYVLDTLISDTKYTISLAPGNYEWRVRGENGSTQTSYVKRTLNIAYSSIKQQSVRLLAPSNGFQTNQKDLSFKWEQLYGATKYRFQVDSNNFADESKIMYEVVIPSNEQTFTFLKERAFQWRVRAENDTAQSKWSTIYGVIFDKTPPAIPVLQSPADNQSVSLPAILQWNAVAGAEKYKLYVYKADSTTLYSSSFPTVTSTTSFSFNLGTVGEKIYWKVAAIDKAGNESALSKFRKFIVSQ, from the coding sequence ATGAAGAAATCATTTTTAAAACTCAACAATATACTATTGTGGGTTTTATGTAGCATACTCGTAACTGCCTGTACTGAGTTTCTTGAACCTTCCATTGAAAAAGATAATGTAACCCTATTGGCTCCGGGAGATAAAATAGTATCTCCGAATTACACACAAACATTTAAATGGGAGCCTGTCGAGCATGCTTTGAAATACCGACTACAAATTGTTACTCCTGATTTTGATGCCATTGAAGAGTATGTGTTAGATACGTTAATAAGTGATACAAAATATACCATTAGTCTTGCTCCTGGCAATTATGAATGGCGTGTAAGAGGGGAGAACGGAAGTACTCAGACTTCTTATGTGAAACGAACACTTAACATAGCTTATTCGTCCATTAAACAGCAGTCGGTACGGTTACTGGCGCCATCAAATGGATTTCAAACTAACCAGAAAGATCTTAGTTTTAAATGGGAACAACTTTACGGAGCTACAAAATATAGGTTTCAGGTCGACAGCAATAACTTTGCTGACGAATCAAAAATTATGTATGAAGTGGTGATTCCATCCAATGAGCAAACCTTTACGTTTCTGAAAGAGCGTGCATTTCAATGGAGAGTCAGAGCCGAAAATGATACTGCACAGTCAAAATGGTCGACTATTTATGGAGTGATATTTGACAAAACTCCACCTGCTATACCTGTTTTACAATCTCCGGCCGACAATCAGTCTGTTAGTTTACCTGCCATCTTACAATGGAATGCTGTTGCAGGAGCTGAAAAATATAAGCTATATGTTTATAAAGCTGACTCCACGACACTTTATAGTTCAAGTTTTCCAACAGTAACTTCTACTACCTCTTTTTCGTTTAATCTGGGAACAGTAGGAGAGAAAATCTACTGGAAAGTTGCTGCGATAGATAAAGCAGGTAATGAAAGTGCACTAAGCAAGTTTCGCAAATTTATCGTCAGTCAGTAA
- a CDS encoding DUF6443 domain-containing protein, whose product MIQLFNKRMLLLVVILSIICARAFSQQANVSLSSYSGQSEIMASQSITLLPGVSIPSGSNVRIYISGAAAYCVPLAAAPSVNQNYILTNTVKVPGIIDEAGLANRSTCEISQTIQYFDGLGRPLQTVQTKGSPLLNDIVQPFEYDAFGREAKKYLPYVDATGNGSYKNIVPGTTVGSFYAAPNPSTLAANIARTGYPFAETQFEASPLNRVKQQGAAGEAWQLLNTSITESGHTIKTEYGTNAANEVKLWTVKTDGTGATATFYEPNQFYKTTLTDENGNKTIEYKDKEGKVVLKQAEGGLQTQYVYDDFGNLRYVIPPAVTATSITENDVTFNELIYAYHYDGRQRVVEKKIPAKGWEFIVYNKLDQVVLTQDAVQRNKAADEWLFTKYDALGRVVMTGLYKDGGNITVLTSNVKRIELQARVDTLSKVWESRPTGDYSNNSFPTSIADTYTVNYYDNYAFTGNPFGAQTGTQSLMTRSLLTGTKVKVLDGGSTYLWTVNFYDKEGRVIQSKSTNYLSGQDVVDNTYDFPGQLQLTKRTHTVSGKAPLEITTRYEYDHMGRRIDTYEKIGSASEVLLASYKYNELGQQIKKQLHSENNGSSYLQAVDYAYNIRGWLKSSTAPKFSMSLKYEDAATAYKQYNGNIGEMNYTGPSSGAKNFQYSYDKLNRLTNAVSTGNLLNETLTYDVMGNIKSLNRTGTGYGNTTYEYLKNGMNSNQLQSTAGNIIASYGYDVNGNLLTDSKKGITLAYNYLNLPNVITGTQNITYIYDAAGRKLRRIEAGKNNDYVNGIHYEQSGTLAFIQTEEGRAIPNGSSYIYEYNLSDHLGNVRVSLDKDPSTGTARVIQEDEYYAFGLRKGITSSSGNRYLYNGKELQESLGQYDYGARFYDPALGRWNAVDPLAEKMRRHSPYNYCFDNPIRFIDPDGMEPTPRQAAAMAAHVYGDKDDKILKGGWKVSQREFGITKNSTNGLKSQVYERTSKGITEYVYATAGTEDGTDAKHDGIQPLGISSQYKLSMSNAKKISDELGGKIELTFTGHSLGGGEAVANAYATGRNAITFNAAGVTGFTSKANNLSRIDAYIMKTDPLNAIQNNVFWLPNVNGIKHYVEPPDLPSLYNGHSIDNMLKAFYIYPSDYIKSK is encoded by the coding sequence ATGATACAGCTTTTTAACAAAAGGATGCTACTATTGGTAGTTATCCTGAGCATAATTTGTGCAAGAGCATTTTCCCAACAGGCTAACGTGAGCCTGTCTTCCTATAGTGGCCAATCAGAAATCATGGCCAGCCAGAGCATTACCCTGCTTCCGGGAGTAAGCATTCCTTCAGGCAGCAATGTAAGGATTTACATCAGTGGAGCAGCTGCGTACTGTGTGCCGCTGGCAGCAGCACCGAGTGTTAACCAGAATTACATTCTTACCAATACCGTTAAAGTACCGGGCATTATAGATGAAGCGGGGCTGGCCAACCGCAGTACCTGTGAGATCAGCCAGACCATTCAATATTTTGACGGACTAGGCCGTCCGTTGCAAACGGTACAAACCAAGGGGAGTCCTTTGCTTAACGACATTGTCCAGCCGTTTGAATATGATGCTTTTGGCCGGGAAGCGAAGAAGTACTTACCCTATGTGGATGCAACCGGCAACGGCAGTTATAAAAACATTGTGCCGGGTACAACAGTGGGCAGCTTTTATGCAGCGCCGAATCCAAGCACTTTAGCTGCTAATATTGCTCGAACCGGATATCCTTTTGCCGAAACTCAGTTTGAAGCCTCTCCATTAAATCGGGTGAAACAACAGGGAGCAGCAGGAGAGGCCTGGCAGTTATTAAATACTTCTATTACCGAATCGGGCCATACGATAAAAACAGAATACGGTACCAATGCGGCCAATGAAGTAAAGCTGTGGACCGTTAAGACTGATGGAACCGGTGCGACGGCTACTTTCTATGAACCTAACCAGTTCTATAAAACCACCCTTACTGATGAAAATGGGAATAAAACCATTGAATACAAGGACAAGGAAGGCAAAGTAGTACTAAAACAAGCTGAAGGAGGATTACAAACTCAGTACGTGTACGATGATTTCGGCAACTTGCGGTATGTAATTCCTCCGGCAGTAACAGCTACCAGTATAACCGAAAACGATGTAACCTTCAATGAACTGATCTATGCCTATCACTACGATGGCCGTCAACGGGTGGTGGAAAAGAAAATTCCTGCCAAAGGTTGGGAATTCATTGTGTACAACAAGCTGGATCAGGTGGTATTGACTCAGGATGCTGTTCAGCGGAATAAAGCGGCTGATGAGTGGTTATTTACCAAGTACGATGCGCTGGGCAGGGTGGTAATGACCGGTTTGTACAAGGACGGAGGCAATATTACAGTACTTACCAGTAATGTCAAGCGGATAGAATTACAGGCAAGGGTGGATACCTTAAGTAAGGTATGGGAAAGTCGTCCAACAGGAGATTACTCCAATAACAGTTTTCCAACATCGATTGCGGATACCTATACCGTTAACTATTACGATAACTATGCGTTTACCGGTAATCCTTTTGGCGCGCAAACTGGAACTCAGAGCTTAATGACCAGAAGCCTTTTGACCGGAACCAAAGTAAAAGTATTGGATGGCGGCAGTACCTATTTATGGACGGTAAACTTCTACGATAAGGAAGGCCGGGTGATTCAGAGTAAGAGCACCAATTACCTTTCAGGTCAGGATGTGGTGGATAACACCTATGATTTTCCGGGACAGCTCCAACTAACCAAACGCACCCATACCGTTTCAGGGAAAGCACCGCTGGAGATCACCACCCGTTATGAGTACGATCACATGGGCAGACGAATCGATACCTATGAAAAGATCGGTAGTGCGAGTGAAGTGTTACTAGCTTCCTACAAATACAATGAACTGGGCCAGCAGATTAAAAAACAATTGCATTCCGAAAACAATGGCAGCTCATACCTGCAAGCAGTGGATTATGCCTATAACATCCGCGGCTGGTTGAAAAGCAGTACGGCTCCGAAGTTTTCCATGAGTCTGAAGTATGAGGATGCCGCAACAGCCTACAAGCAGTACAACGGCAATATCGGGGAGATGAATTATACCGGGCCAAGCAGCGGAGCCAAAAACTTCCAGTACAGTTACGATAAACTGAACCGTTTAACCAATGCTGTTTCGACCGGTAACTTACTGAATGAGACCCTGACCTACGATGTAATGGGGAATATTAAGTCGCTAAACCGTACGGGAACAGGTTATGGCAACACCACTTATGAGTATTTAAAGAACGGTATGAATAGTAACCAGCTGCAAAGCACAGCGGGTAATATTATAGCCAGCTATGGGTACGATGTAAACGGTAACCTGTTGACCGATAGTAAGAAAGGAATTACGTTAGCCTATAATTACTTAAACCTGCCTAATGTAATAACAGGAACTCAAAATATCACCTATATTTACGATGCAGCAGGACGCAAGCTCAGACGAATTGAAGCAGGCAAGAATAACGATTATGTAAACGGCATCCATTATGAGCAAAGTGGTACCTTAGCTTTCATTCAAACTGAAGAAGGCAGGGCTATTCCTAACGGAAGTTCTTATATTTATGAGTACAACTTGAGTGACCATTTAGGTAACGTAAGGGTAAGTCTGGACAAAGATCCTTCGACTGGCACCGCACGCGTGATCCAGGAGGATGAGTATTATGCATTTGGATTGCGTAAAGGTATAACCAGCAGTTCGGGTAACCGTTATTTGTATAATGGTAAAGAGTTACAGGAAAGTCTAGGGCAGTACGATTATGGAGCCAGGTTCTATGATCCGGCTTTAGGTAGGTGGAATGCTGTTGACCCGTTAGCCGAGAAAATGCGTAGGCATTCGCCGTACAACTATTGTTTTGATAATCCGATTCGCTTTATTGATCCGGATGGTATGGAGCCAACACCTCGGCAAGCAGCCGCAATGGCTGCGCATGTTTATGGTGATAAAGATGATAAAATATTGAAAGGCGGATGGAAAGTGTCTCAGAGAGAATTTGGTATCACAAAAAACTCAACAAATGGATTAAAATCGCAAGTTTATGAACGTACAAGCAAGGGGATAACAGAATATGTGTACGCAACAGCAGGTACCGAAGATGGTACAGATGCAAAACATGATGGTATACAACCCTTGGGTATATCTAGTCAGTATAAGCTTTCAATGAGCAACGCTAAAAAGATAAGCGATGAATTAGGAGGTAAAATTGAATTAACTTTTACAGGTCATTCATTAGGAGGAGGAGAAGCAGTAGCAAATGCTTATGCCACAGGAAGAAATGCCATAACCTTTAATGCCGCAGGGGTAACTGGATTTACCAGTAAAGCAAATAACCTATCGCGGATTGATGCTTATATCATGAAAACTGATCCTTTAAATGCTATTCAAAATAATGTATTCTGGTTACCAAATGTAAATGGAATAAAACATTATGTAGAACCTCCTGATTTACCATCTTTGTATAACGGGCACAGTATAGATAATATGCTGAAAGCGTTTTACATATATCCTTCAGATTATATAAAATCGAAATAA
- a CDS encoding RHS repeat domain-containing protein, which translates to MKVLDGGNTYLWTVNFYDKEGSVIQSKSTNYLSGQDVVDNTYDFPGQLQLSKRTHTVSGKAPLEITTRYEYDHMGRRIDTYEKIGGASEVLLASYKYNELGQQIKKQLHSENNGGSFLQTVDYAYNIRGWLKSSTAPQFSMSLKYNDATIALYKQYNGNIGEMNYTGPSSGAKSFQYSYDKLNRLTNAVSSDNLLNETLTYDVMGNILSLNRTGTGYGNTSYDYVKNGVNSNQLKSTAGNIESNYSYDVNGNLLTDSKKAIALTYNYLNLPNTVTGTQNITYIYDATGRKLRRIEAGKNNDYVNGIHYEQSGTLAFIQTEEGRAIPNGSSYIYEYNLSDHLGNVRVSLDKDPSTGTARVIQEDEYYAFGLRKGITSSSNNRYLYNGKELQESLSQYDYGARFYDPALGRWNVVDPLAEKMRRSSPYTFVFNNPLRFLDPDGMEGTDWVKVDKFTWVY; encoded by the coding sequence GTGAAAGTATTGGATGGCGGCAACACCTATTTATGGACGGTAAACTTCTACGATAAGGAAGGCAGTGTAATTCAAAGCAAAAGCACCAATTACCTTTCGGGTCAGGATGTGGTGGATAACACCTATGATTTTCCGGGTCAGCTCCAACTATCCAAACGCACCCATACCGTTTCAGGGAAAGCACCACTGGAGATCACGACCCGTTATGAATACGATCACATGGGCAGACGAATCGATACCTATGAAAAGATCGGTGGCGCTAGTGAAGTGTTATTAGCTTCCTACAAATACAATGAACTGGGCCAGCAAATTAAAAAACAACTGCACTCGGAAAACAATGGCGGCTCCTTCCTGCAAACAGTGGATTATGCCTATAACATCCGCGGCTGGTTGAAAAGCAGTACAGCTCCGCAGTTTTCCATGAGCTTGAAATATAATGATGCTACTATAGCTCTCTACAAGCAATACAATGGCAATATTGGAGAGATGAACTATACTGGGCCATCTAGCGGAGCTAAAAGTTTCCAATACAGTTATGATAAACTGAACCGTTTAACTAATGCCGTTTCTTCCGATAACTTACTGAATGAGACCCTGACTTACGATGTAATGGGGAACATCCTGTCATTAAACCGTACGGGAACGGGTTATGGTAACACCTCTTATGATTACGTAAAGAATGGTGTTAATAGTAACCAACTGAAAAGCACAGCGGGCAATATTGAATCTAACTACAGTTATGATGTAAACGGTAACCTGCTTACCGATAGTAAGAAAGCAATTGCCTTAACGTATAATTACTTAAACCTGCCTAATACAGTTACAGGAACTCAAAATATCACCTATATTTACGATGCCACAGGAAGAAAGCTCAGAAGGATAGAAGCGGGGAAGAATAATGATTATGTAAATGGCATTCATTATGAGCAAAGCGGTACCTTAGCTTTCATTCAAACTGAAGAAGGCAGGGCTATTCCTAACGGAAGTTCTTATATTTATGAGTACAATCTGAGTGATCATTTGGGTAATGTAAGGGTGAGTCTGGACAAAGATCCATCGACTGGCACAGCACGCGTGATTCAGGAAGATGAGTATTATGCATTTGGATTACGTAAAGGAATCACGAGTAGTTCTAATAACCGTTATTTGTACAATGGTAAGGAGTTACAGGAAAGTCTAAGTCAATATGATTATGGTGCACGGTTCTATGATCCGGCATTAGGCAGATGGAATGTCGTTGACCCCTTGGCAGAGAAAATGCGCAGGTCTTCCCCTTATACCTTTGTATTTAACAATCCATTACGGTTCTTGGACCCAGATGGAATGGAAGGAACTGACTGGGTGAAAGTGGATAAATTTACATGGGTATATTAG
- a CDS encoding toxin-antitoxin system YwqK family antitoxin, translated as MFKNGLKDGEWRKWYSSGNLKEIKHWNKGRDEERFITLDEQGRKLKEGRMKNKLFYGKAYEYLPNDSVSVTKYQKGEVVCKKESLIKNKYKYYYKRLFGKKESTKVSNASTKLN; from the coding sequence GTGTTTAAAAACGGATTAAAAGATGGCGAGTGGAGAAAATGGTACTCATCCGGTAATTTGAAAGAGATAAAGCATTGGAATAAGGGGAGAGATGAAGAGCGATTTATAACATTGGATGAGCAGGGAAGGAAACTGAAAGAAGGAAGAATGAAGAACAAGCTTTTTTACGGTAAAGCCTATGAATATTTACCAAATGACAGTGTAAGTGTTACAAAATATCAGAAAGGTGAGGTTGTCTGTAAGAAAGAGAGTTTAATTAAAAATAAGTATAAGTACTATTATAAAAGGCTATTTGGAAAGAAAGAAAGTACAAAAGTTAGTAATGCATCTACAAAACTAAACTAA
- a CDS encoding PulJ/GspJ family protein: MKINRLRSFTLMEVVIVMVISVTVLGVAYLAFSIVNRQLLQYRQTTSKINEIMLFSKLVRKDISNAGLVYKTATGFSCKNDSSNVIYEINDSLVLRISLITDSLKINTIDPVFYYRQKEVGESGKIIDEFKIDIIDENNRVIAIREKKLYDAKSLMSFDR, encoded by the coding sequence ATGAAAATCAATAGACTCCGATCTTTTACCTTAATGGAAGTAGTTATTGTTATGGTAATTAGTGTAACAGTTCTTGGGGTGGCCTATTTAGCATTTTCAATAGTTAACAGGCAGCTGTTGCAATACAGGCAAACAACCTCAAAAATTAATGAAATTATGCTGTTTAGTAAACTCGTCCGCAAAGATATCTCAAATGCCGGCTTGGTATATAAAACAGCAACAGGTTTTAGCTGTAAAAATGACTCTTCAAATGTGATTTATGAAATAAATGATTCCTTAGTTTTACGCATTTCATTAATAACTGATTCATTAAAAATTAACACTATTGATCCTGTTTTTTATTACCGGCAAAAAGAGGTAGGGGAGAGTGGCAAAATTATCGACGAGTTTAAAATTGATATTATTGATGAAAATAACAGGGTTATTGCCATTAGAGAGAAGAAACTTTATGATGCAAAAAGTTTAATGAGTTTTGATAGATAA
- a CDS encoding Ig-like domain-containing protein codes for MYVYKADSTTLYSSSFPTVTSSTSFSFNLGTAGEKIYWKVAAIDKAGNESALSKFRKFIVSQ; via the coding sequence TTGTATGTTTATAAAGCTGACTCCACGACACTTTACAGTTCAAGTTTTCCAACGGTAACTTCTTCTACCTCTTTTTCGTTTAATCTGGGAACAGCAGGAGAAAAAATCTACTGGAAAGTTGCTGCGATAGATAAAGCAGGTAATGAAAGTGCACTAAGCAAGTTTCGCAAATTTATCGTCAGTCAGTAA
- a CDS encoding toxin-antitoxin system YwqK family antitoxin, which yields MIITLISCNKDGYKTFYTQDGIKEKGRMVNGKKEGVWYRWYETGELLSEYRYKNGLENGLCKQWFENGQLQSYAMYKNGKYIDTIKRFFRNGHLNCINYYDKNGKRQGEFKIWHENGQLSQVGYYLRGKKDSIWQTFYKSGPLESVNKYKLGKQEGHWTYLNEKGDTTKIEVYKDDKMIDSL from the coding sequence TTGATAATAACGTTAATAAGTTGTAATAAGGATGGTTATAAAACATTTTATACACAAGATGGAATAAAAGAAAAAGGAAGAATGGTTAACGGGAAAAAAGAAGGTGTGTGGTATAGATGGTATGAAACAGGAGAACTATTAAGTGAATACCGTTATAAGAATGGATTGGAAAATGGTTTATGTAAACAATGGTTTGAAAATGGGCAATTGCAATCTTATGCTATGTATAAAAATGGAAAGTACATTGACACGATTAAGCGATTTTTCCGGAATGGCCATTTAAATTGCATTAATTATTACGATAAGAATGGGAAACGACAAGGCGAATTTAAAATTTGGCACGAGAATGGACAACTAAGCCAAGTTGGATATTATCTTCGTGGGAAAAAAGACAGTATCTGGCAAACATTTTATAAATCCGGTCCACTAGAATCTGTTAATAAGTATAAATTAGGAAAACAAGAAGGCCATTGGACTTATCTTAATGAAAAAGGAGACACCACCAAAATTGAAGTCTATAAAGATGATAAAATGATTGACAGTTTATAA